The Sporichthya brevicatena genome contains a region encoding:
- a CDS encoding phytoene desaturase family protein — MARVVVIGAGLSGLAAALRLARLKHDVVVCERADGPGGQAGRFERDGFGFDTGPTLVQLPAGYRDLFRKTGKTTPLESVLDLVPVDPAMRWQFADGTRIDIPNATRAGTMEAIAAGLGTTAAEDWDTFLATGSDLWATFRQGFVNAPPTSRLQALRTRTGRAWLSALTPQKTLHDLMKRQLRDPRLRAVGGSYALRLGSDPRRAATAVAVWPAMEHTFGTWRVVGGIRLLVDATAERAEKRGAEIRYGTAVAGIEHDGGTVRGVRLADGSTLPADIVVSAVDASLTAEFLARRPRTAERSASAFTLSLALDGTADQLPTMSFGLDPVAELVEVFDAGRPPADPTLFLTPADAPAGASALTVSVVTPRHGTAKGEVDWTAAQTEAYARHLLGVLDNRGFDVSARLHWFEAHTPADVERRSGSPGGALGGAALHGLKGAVFRPANTTDVAGLYQVGGSAHPGPGLAFAPLGSALVAETIGKA; from the coding sequence GTGGCACGGGTGGTGGTGATCGGCGCGGGGCTCTCGGGGCTCGCGGCCGCGCTGCGTCTCGCCCGGCTCAAGCACGACGTGGTCGTCTGCGAGCGCGCGGACGGACCCGGCGGGCAGGCCGGCCGGTTCGAGCGGGACGGCTTCGGCTTCGACACCGGCCCGACGCTCGTGCAGCTCCCCGCGGGGTACCGCGACCTGTTCCGCAAGACTGGCAAGACGACGCCGCTGGAGAGCGTGCTCGACCTCGTGCCGGTGGACCCGGCGATGCGCTGGCAGTTCGCGGACGGCACACGCATCGACATCCCGAACGCCACGCGCGCCGGGACGATGGAGGCGATCGCCGCCGGGCTCGGCACGACCGCCGCGGAGGACTGGGACACCTTCCTCGCCACCGGCAGCGACCTGTGGGCGACGTTCCGGCAGGGATTCGTCAACGCCCCGCCGACCTCCCGCCTGCAGGCGCTGCGGACGAGGACCGGTCGGGCGTGGCTCTCCGCACTGACGCCGCAGAAGACCCTCCACGACCTGATGAAGCGTCAGCTCCGCGACCCCCGCCTGCGCGCCGTCGGCGGTTCGTACGCGCTGCGGCTCGGGTCCGACCCTCGCCGAGCGGCCACGGCCGTCGCCGTCTGGCCGGCGATGGAGCACACCTTCGGAACGTGGCGCGTCGTCGGCGGGATCCGGCTGCTCGTCGACGCCACCGCCGAGCGGGCGGAGAAGCGCGGCGCCGAGATCCGCTACGGCACCGCGGTCGCCGGGATCGAGCACGACGGCGGCACCGTCCGGGGCGTTCGCCTGGCCGACGGCAGCACGCTGCCCGCCGACATCGTCGTCTCCGCGGTGGACGCCTCACTCACCGCCGAGTTCCTCGCCCGCCGCCCCCGCACGGCGGAGCGCAGCGCCTCCGCCTTCACCCTGTCCCTCGCGCTCGACGGCACGGCTGACCAACTGCCCACGATGTCGTTCGGCCTGGACCCGGTCGCAGAACTCGTGGAGGTGTTCGACGCCGGTCGCCCGCCCGCCGACCCGACGCTGTTCCTCACCCCGGCCGACGCCCCCGCGGGCGCGAGCGCTCTGACCGTCAGCGTGGTGACGCCCCGTCACGGAACCGCCAAGGGCGAGGTGGACTGGACCGCGGCGCAGACCGAGGCGTACGCGCGGCACCTCCTCGGCGTCCTCGACAACCGGGGCTTCGACGTCTCCGCCCGACTCCACTGGTTCGAGGCCCACACGCCCGCCGACGTCGAACGCCGCTCCGGCTCCCCCGGCGGTGCGCTCGGGGGCGCGGCGCTGCACGGCCTCAAGGGTGCCGTCTTCCGCCCGGCGAACACGACCGACGTCGCCGGCCTCTACCAGGTCGGCGGGTCCGCCCACCCCGGTCCCGGCCTCGCGTTCGCGCCGCTCGGGTCGGCGCTGGTGGCGGAGACGATCGGCAAGGCCTGA
- a CDS encoding CDP-alcohol phosphatidyltransferase family protein yields the protein MTSREEYLAAWAAGHGGHDPSRGGRAERGWFALVHRVALPLRGVHPDALTAVAVACAGVAAVLAGGDPRLCLLAAALVLVSAVLDGVDGAVAVMTGRASRWGHLVDSLGDRLAEVFFGIALYEAGAPGPVCAGAVASSWLQEYARARAGAGGLTDILVVTVAERPTRVIATVLGLLTVGLLGQNSVGEFDAEIAAFCGAVLWLALGLVGLAQLGRALRHALRPGGTAAGS from the coding sequence ATGACCTCGCGCGAGGAGTACCTCGCCGCGTGGGCCGCCGGACACGGTGGCCACGACCCGAGCCGCGGGGGTCGCGCTGAGCGTGGCTGGTTCGCCCTCGTCCACCGCGTCGCGCTGCCGCTGCGGGGTGTGCACCCCGACGCGTTGACAGCGGTCGCGGTCGCGTGCGCGGGGGTGGCGGCGGTCCTGGCCGGCGGCGACCCCCGGCTCTGTCTGCTCGCCGCCGCGCTCGTCCTCGTCTCGGCCGTGCTCGACGGCGTCGACGGAGCGGTCGCGGTGATGACCGGGCGTGCGAGCCGGTGGGGTCACCTCGTCGACTCGCTCGGGGACCGGCTGGCGGAGGTGTTCTTCGGCATCGCCCTGTACGAGGCGGGCGCGCCGGGTCCGGTGTGCGCGGGTGCGGTGGCGAGCAGTTGGCTCCAGGAGTACGCCCGCGCCCGGGCCGGCGCCGGCGGCCTGACCGACATCCTCGTCGTGACCGTGGCCGAGCGGCCGACCCGTGTGATCGCGACCGTCCTCGGCCTGCTCACCGTGGGCCTGCTCGGGCAGAACTCGGTCGGGGAGTTCGACGCCGAGATCGCCGCGTTCTGCGGCGCGGTGCTCTGGCTCGCGCTCGGGCTCGTCGGCCTCGCCCAGCTCGGTCGCGCGCTGCGCCACGCGCTACGGCCGGGCGGGACGGCGGCGGGTTCCTAG
- the metF gene encoding methylenetetrahydrofolate reductase [NAD(P)H] — MTTGSGPRPAGSTLGATLRDLLASGGRSYSFEFFPPKTDEGERTLFETIRQLEPLAPTFVSVTYGAGGSTRDRTVRIVERIATETTLTAVGHLTCVSSSRADLRSVIGSFAGAGIRNVLALRGDPPGGPGAPWESHPEGLEHADELVRLLRELGDFCVGVAAFPEGHPESPDLDSDAKYLALKAAAGADFAVTQFFFDADDYFRLVDRAGAHGCTIPILPGIMPVTNLSQIQRFAELSGAAFPAALAERLQAVADDPAEVRRIGVEFATELCSKLLDGGAPGLHFYTLNRSTSTLQIYQALGLGPARTDTTS, encoded by the coding sequence TTCGAGTTCTTCCCGCCGAAGACCGACGAGGGCGAGCGGACGCTGTTCGAGACGATCCGTCAGCTCGAGCCGCTGGCGCCGACGTTCGTGTCCGTCACCTACGGGGCCGGCGGGTCGACGCGGGACCGCACGGTCCGCATCGTCGAGCGGATCGCGACCGAGACGACGCTGACCGCCGTCGGTCACCTCACGTGCGTGAGCTCCTCGCGGGCCGACCTGCGGTCGGTCATCGGCAGCTTCGCCGGCGCGGGCATCCGCAACGTCCTCGCGCTGCGCGGCGACCCGCCCGGTGGGCCGGGCGCGCCCTGGGAGTCGCACCCGGAGGGGCTGGAGCACGCCGACGAACTCGTCCGCCTGCTGCGGGAGCTCGGCGACTTCTGCGTCGGCGTCGCCGCGTTCCCGGAGGGCCACCCCGAGTCGCCCGACCTGGACTCGGACGCCAAGTACCTGGCGCTCAAGGCCGCGGCCGGCGCCGATTTCGCGGTCACGCAGTTCTTCTTCGACGCCGACGACTACTTCCGTCTCGTCGACCGCGCGGGCGCTCACGGCTGCACCATCCCGATCCTGCCGGGGATCATGCCGGTCACGAACCTCTCGCAGATCCAGCGCTTCGCAGAGCTGTCGGGTGCGGCCTTCCCGGCGGCCCTCGCCGAGCGGCTGCAGGCCGTCGCGGACGACCCGGCCGAGGTCCGGCGGATCGGCGTCGAGTTCGCCACCGAGCTGTGCTCGAAGCTGCTCGACGGCGGCGCGCCCGGCCTGCACTTCTACACGCTCAACCGTTCGACCTCGACCCTGCAGATCTACCAGGCGCTCGGGCTCGGTCCCGCGCGAACTGACACCACGTCATGA